Genomic DNA from Fusibacter sp. A1:
GTCACAGTGTTGCCTTTGTGGGCAGCACCCTTCATGCGGCCACGGTGAACTCTGCGGCGTTTAACTCTTTTAGGCATTAACATGATTTAGCCTCCTTTGCACTGATTCTGTACTTTGACTATTTGTCATTGTTTCTTGGTCGGTTGCCACCTTGTGGCTTACGACCGCGATTATCGTTGGTCTTTGGTCTTCTATTACCTTGCTTTGTGTTTTTTGGCTTAGCAACTCTAGCTTCTTTTCTTACAAGAATAGTAGCTTCGTCTAATTGAGGAAGCACTTCGCCAGTGTAGATCCAAACTTTTACACCGATTTTACCGTAAGCTGTATTAGCTTCAGCAAAACCGTAATCGATGTTAGCTCTTAAAGTAGATAGTGGCACGTTACCTTCTGAGTAACTTTCTGAACGTGCGATTTCAGCACCGTTAAGACGACCAGATACCATTACTTTAATACCTTTAGCGCCAGATCTCATCGCTCTTTGCATTACTTGCTTCATCGCTCTTCTGAAAGAAACACGTCTTTCAAGTGAGAATGCCACGTTTTCTGCAACTAGTTGTGAATCGCTATCTACGCTAGCTACTTCTGAAATGTCAAGTTTAACTTCTTTACCTGTCATTGTCTCAAGAGTAGTTTTTAATGTCTTGATTGCTTCACCACCACGTCCAACGATCATTCCAGGTTTAGCTGTAAAGATGTTTACGTGTACACGTTCATTAGCAAGTCTATCGATGTATATTCTAGAAATACCTGAAGTGTAAAGTGTCTTTTTAACAAATTCTCTGATTTTGAAATCTTCTACCAAGTAGTCAGCGAAGTTTCTTTTGTTTGCATACCATTTAGAATCCCAGTCTTTAATAATACCTACTCTAAGACCATGCGGGTTAACTTTTTGACCCATGTATACCCTCCTATTCCTTTTCTGCTACCACAACGCCGATGTGTGATGTTCTGTGTAGACGAGGATTCGCTCTACCCATAGAACCAGCTTTCCAACGCTTCATTGTAGGACCTTGGTTCGCGTATACTTCAGCGATGTAAAGGCTTTCAACATCCAATTCAAGGTTGTTTTCAGCATTTGCTACAGCAGACTTCAATACCTTGTTAAGGGCTCTAGCGCCTTTACGTGGTACAAACTGAAGAATTGCCATCGCTTCTTTCGCATTCTTGCCTCTGACAAGGTTGCAGATAGGCTTCATTTTTCTCGGAGAGATTCTGATATATTTCGCAACAGCTTTAGCCATCATTGCAATACCTCCTTATCTTTTTTTACTCGTTTTATCGCCAGCATGTCCTCTAAACGTTCTAGTTGGGACAAACTCGCCTAGTTTGTGTCCGATCATATCTTCAGTAACATAAACTGGGATATGTTTTCTACCGTCATGAACGGCAATAGTGTGGCCGATCATTTGTGGGAAAATTGTAGAAGCACGTGACCAAGTTTTAATCACTTTCTTCTCATCGTTTGCGTTCATTTCTTCGATTTTACGAAGCAACCCTTTGTGAATAAAAGGTCCCTTTTTAAGAGATCTACCCATTTGCTAGTCCTCCCTTCAAATGGTAATGATCACTGGAGCTGAGCTCCAGCCATCATAATTATTTCGCGTGTCTTGATTTAACAACATACTTGTTAGAATGTTTGTTTTTCTTTCTAGTCTTAAGACCAAGAGCAGGTTTACCCCATGGTGTCACTGGATTTGGACGACCGATTGGAGATCTACCTTCACCACCACCGTGTGGGTGATCGTTCGGGTTCATTACAGATCCACGAACTGTTGGGCGAATGCCCATGTGGCGTTTTCTACCAGCTTTACCGATAGTAATGTTGAAGTGGTCTGAGTTACCGACTACGCCGATAGTTGCTCTACACTCTGATCTTACTAAACGAGTTTCGCCTGATGGTAGACGTACAGTTGCATATTCGCCTTCTTTAGCCATTAACTGAGCTGAAAGACCAGCGGATCTAACTAATTGACCACCTTTACCAGGTTTAAGTTCGATATTGTGGATAAGCGTACCATCTGGCATAGAGCTAAGTGGCATTGCGTTTCCGACTTTAATATCATGACCTGTCTCACCACTGATTACTGTGTCACCCACAGAAATTTTTTGCGGTGCAAGGATGTATCTTTTTTCACCATCTGCATAAACAAGAAGTGCGATGTTTGCCGAACGGTTAGGATCGTATTCGATCGCTGAAACTGTTGCAGGCACATTATCTTTTCTACGTTTGAAATCGATGATACGGTACTTCACTCTGTTTCCGCCACCTCTGTGACGAACAGTGATCTTACCTTGGTTATTTCTACCTGAATTCTTCTTGATAGTTTCTACAAGTGATTTTTCAGGAGTTTTTTTAGTGATTTCTTCAAAAGTAGAAACCGTCATCTGTCTTCTTGCAGGTGAAGTAGGTTTAAAGCTTTTGATACCCATGTGTTTCCCTCCTTCTAAGAATGATTACATGCCTTCAAAGAATTCAATTTCTTTGCTGTTGGCAGTAAGCGTGATGACCGCTTTTTTCCATGTTCTTGTTGTACCAACATAACGGCCTTGTCTTTTTGGTTTACCTTTTACAAGTGCAGTGTTCACATTCGCAACTGTAACGCCAAAAATCTCTTCAACCGCTTTTTTAACTTCAGTTCTGTTGCATCTCTGTTCAACTTCAAAAGTATACTTACGTTCTGCGATTTGCATCATTGAACTTTCAGAGATGATAGGCTTTATGATAATATCGTAA
This window encodes:
- the rpsC gene encoding 30S ribosomal protein S3; translation: MGQKVNPHGLRVGIIKDWDSKWYANKRNFADYLVEDFKIREFVKKTLYTSGISRIYIDRLANERVHVNIFTAKPGMIVGRGGEAIKTLKTTLETMTGKEVKLDISEVASVDSDSQLVAENVAFSLERRVSFRRAMKQVMQRAMRSGAKGIKVMVSGRLNGAEIARSESYSEGNVPLSTLRANIDYGFAEANTAYGKIGVKVWIYTGEVLPQLDEATILVRKEARVAKPKNTKQGNRRPKTNDNRGRKPQGGNRPRNNDK
- the rplV gene encoding 50S ribosomal protein L22, which translates into the protein MMAKAVAKYIRISPRKMKPICNLVRGKNAKEAMAILQFVPRKGARALNKVLKSAVANAENNLELDVESLYIAEVYANQGPTMKRWKAGSMGRANPRLHRTSHIGVVVAEKE
- the rpsS gene encoding 30S ribosomal protein S19; its protein translation is MGRSLKKGPFIHKGLLRKIEEMNANDEKKVIKTWSRASTIFPQMIGHTIAVHDGRKHIPVYVTEDMIGHKLGEFVPTRTFRGHAGDKTSKKR
- the rplB gene encoding 50S ribosomal protein L2, producing the protein MGIKSFKPTSPARRQMTVSTFEEITKKTPEKSLVETIKKNSGRNNQGKITVRHRGGGNRVKYRIIDFKRRKDNVPATVSAIEYDPNRSANIALLVYADGEKRYILAPQKISVGDTVISGETGHDIKVGNAMPLSSMPDGTLIHNIELKPGKGGQLVRSAGLSAQLMAKEGEYATVRLPSGETRLVRSECRATIGVVGNSDHFNITIGKAGRKRHMGIRPTVRGSVMNPNDHPHGGGEGRSPIGRPNPVTPWGKPALGLKTRKKNKHSNKYVVKSRHAK
- the rplW gene encoding 50S ribosomal protein L23; amino-acid sequence: MKTAYDIIIKPIISESSMMQIAERKYTFEVEQRCNRTEVKKAVEEIFGVTVANVNTALVKGKPKRQGRYVGTTRTWKKAVITLTANSKEIEFFEGM